GTCGGCGAGGAAGCCCTGCGCAACCTCGACGAGGCGGGCATCGTCTACATCGGCGCCGATGTGGAGCCGGGCGATATTCTCGTCGGTAAGATCACGCCGAAGGGCGAAAGCCCGATGACGCCGGAAGAAAAGCTTCTGCGCGCCATCTTCGGTGAGAAAGCCTCCGACGTGCGCGACACCTCGCTGCGCGTGAAGCCGGGCGACTACGGCACCGTCGTGGAAGTGCGCGTCTTCAACCGCCATGGCGTGGAAAAAGACGAGCGTGCCCTGCAGATCGAGCGTGAGGAAATCGAACGCCTCGCCCGTGACCGCGACGACGAGATGCACATCCTTGAGCGCAACATCTACGCGCGCCTGAAGGACATGATCCTCGGCAAGCAGGCCGTGAAAGGCCCGCGCGGCGTGGCACCGAACTCGGTGATCACCGAAGAGCTGCTGGGCACCCTGTCCAAAGGCCAGTGGTGGCAGCTCGCCCTTGAGGACGAGGACGACGCCAAGATCGTGGAAGCGCTCAACGAGCAGTTCGAGGCACAGCGCCGTGCGCTGGAGCATCGCTTCGAGGACAAGGTCGAGAAGGTCCGCCGCGGCGACGATCTGCCGCCGGGCGTGATGAAGATGGTCAAAGTCTTCATCGCGGTGAAGCGCAAGCTTCAGCCGGGCGACAAGATGGCCGGCCGTCACGGCAACAAAGGTGTGATTTCCAAGGTTGTTCCGATGGAAGACATGCCGTTCCTCGCCGATGGTACCCCTGTTGACTTCTGCCTCAACCCGCTGGGCGTGCCCTCGCGGATGAACGTTGGTCAGATCCTCGAAACCCACATGGGTTGGGCGTCCCGTGGTCTGGGCATCCAGATCGACGATGCGCTGCAGGAATACCGCCGCTCCGGTGACATGACGCCGGTCCGCGAGGCCCTGCGCATTGCCTATGGCGACGATGTCTACGAGGAAGGCCTCGCCGGCCTCGAAGAGGACTCGCTGCTGGAGCGTGCAGGCAACGTGACGCGCGGTGTGCCGATCGCAACGCCGGTGTTTGACGGTGCCAAGGAAGCCGATGTGAACGAAGCTCTGGTGAAAGCGGGCTTCTCGCAGTCGGGCCAATCGGTGCTCTACGATGGCCGCACGGGCGAGCAATTCTCCCGTCAGGTCACCGTGGGTGTGAAATACCTGCTCAAGCTGCACCACCTGGTGGACGACAAGATCCACGCCCGTTCCACGGGCCCGTACTCGCTCGTCACCCAGCAGCCGCTGGGCGGTAAGGCGCAGTTCGGTGGTCAGCGTTTCGGGGAGATGGAAGTCTGGGCTCTGGAAGCCTATGGCGCCGCCTACACCCTGCAGGAAATGCTCACCGTGAAGTCGGACGACGTTGCTGGCCGGACGAAAGTCTACGAAAGCATCGTGAAGGGCGAAGACAACTTCGAAGCCGGCGTGCCGGAATCCTTCAACGTGCTCGTCAAAGAAGTCCGTGGCCTCGGCCTGAACATGGAACTCCTGGATGCGGAGGAGGAGGATTGAGCCAACAGGCGGGTTAACCCCCGCCTCACGGCCCCGGGGCGCGCGAAGCCTGCTTCGCCGCCCTCACATCCTCCCCCGCACCCTCTGACCCACGAGGTATCAAAATGAACCAGGAACTCACGAACAACCCGTTCAACCCGCTGACGCCGCAAAAGACCTTCGACGAGATCAAGGTCTCGCTGGCCAGCCCTGAGCGGATCCTCTCTTGGTCCTACGGTGAGATCAAGAAGCCCGAAACCATCAACTACCGCACGTTCAAGCCCGAGCGTGACGGCCTCTTCTGCGCGCGGATCTTTGGCCCGATCAAGGATTACGAATGCCTCTGCGGCAAATACAAGCGCATGAAATATCGCGGCGTTGTCTGCGAGAAATGCGGTGTGGAGGTCACGCTGCAGAAGGTCCGCCGCGAGCGCATGGGCCACATCGAACTGGCCGCACCGGTGGCGCACATCTGGTTCCTCAAGTCGCTTCCGTCCCGGATCGGCCTGATGCTGGACATGACCCTGCGCGATCTGGAACGCATTCTCTACTTCGAGAACTACGTCGTGATCGAGCCGGGCCTCACGGATCTGACCTACGGCCAGTTGATGAGCGAAGAAGAGTTCATGGACGCCCAAGACGTCTATGGCATGGACGCCTTCACCGCCGGCATCGGCGCGGAAGCCATCCGTGAAATGCTCTCCATGATCGATCTGGAAGCCGAAGCCGAGCAGCTGCGCGCCGATCTGGCCGAAGCCACCGGAGAACTGAAGCCCAAGAAGATCATCAAGCGCCTGAAAGTGGTGGAATCCTTCCTTGAATCTGGCAACCGCCCGGAGTGGATGATCCTCACCGTGATCCCGGTGATCCCGCCGGAACTTCGCCCGCTGGTGCCGCTGGACGGTGGCCGCTTCGCGACCTCCGATCTCAACGATCTGTACCGCCGCGTGATCAACCGCAACAACCGCCTCAAGCGCCTCATCGAGCTGCGCGCGCCCGACATCATCGTGCGCAACGAAAAGCGGATGCTGCAGGAATCCGTGGATGCACTGTTTGACAACGGCCGCCGCGGCCGCGTGATCACCGGCGCCAACAAGCGCCCGCTGAAATCGCTGTCGGACATGCTGAAAGGCAAGCAGGGCCGCTTCCGCCAGAACCTTCTCGGCAAGCGCGTGGACTTCTCGGGCCGGTCCGTCATCGTGACGGGCCCGGAGCTGAAGCTGCACCAGTGTGGCCTACCCAAGAAGATGGCGCTGGAGCTGTTCAAGCCGTTCATCTATTCGCGCCTTGAAGCCAAGGGGCTGTCTTCCACCGTGAAGCAGGCCAAGAAGCTCGTTGAAAAAGAGCGCCCCGAGGTCTGGGACATCCTTGACGAGGTCATCCGTGAGCACCCGGTTCTGCTGAACCGCGCGCCCACACTGCACCGTCTTGGCATTCAGGCCTTTGAACCCACGCTGATCGAAGGCAAGGCCATCCAGCTGCACCCGCTCGTCTGCTCGGCCTTCAACGCCGACTTCGACGGTGACCAGATGGCTGTCCACGTGCCGCTCTCGCTGGAAGCCCAGCTGGAAGCCCGCGTGCTGATGATGTCCACCAACAACGTGCTGTCGCCCGCCAACGGCGCGCCGATCATCGTGCCGTCGCAGGATATGATCCTCGGCCTCTACTACATCACGATGGAACGCGAAGGCATGAAGGGCGAAGGCATGGTCTTCTCCTCCGTGGACGAAGTCCAGCATGCGCTCGCCGCCGGCGAGGTGCACCTGCACGCCAAGGTGAAGGCCCGCATCAAGCAGATCGACGAGAACGGCCTTGAAGTCTACAAGCGCTTCGACACCACGCCGGGCCGCATCCGCCTCGGCGCGCTGCTGCCGCTGAACGCGAAAGCACCGTTTGAACTGGTGAACCGTCTTCTGCGGAAGAAGGAAGTGCAGCAAGTGATCGACACCGTCTACCGCTACTGCGGTCAGAAAGAGTCCGTCATCTTCTGTGACCAGATCATGAGCCTCGGCTTCAAGGAAGCCTTTGCCGCCGGTATCTCCTTCGGCAAGGACGACATGGTGATCCCCGACACCAAGTGGGAGATCGTTGAAGACACCCGCGAGCAGGTGAAGGGCTTCGAGCAACAGTACATGGACGGCCTGATCACCCAGGGCGAAAAGTACAACAAGGTTGTCGACGCCTGGTCCAAATGTAACGACAAGGTCACGGACGCGATGATGTCCACGATCTCGAACGCCGGTCACGACGAGACCGGCGCCGAGAACGAGCCGAACTCCGTTTACATGATGGCCCACTCCGGTGCGCGGGGCTCGGTGACGCAGATGAAACAGCTCGGCGGGATGCGCGGCCTGATGGCCAAGCCGAACGGCGAGATCATCGAAACGCCGATCATCTCGAACTTCAAGGAAGGCCTGACCGTGCTCGAGTACTTCAACTCGACCCACGGTGCCCGTAAAGGCCTCTCCGATACCGCTCTGAAAACGGCAAACTCCGGGTACCTGACCCGCCGCCTCGTTGACGTGGCGCAGGATTGCATCGTGCGCCTGCCCGACTGCGGCACCGAGAAGGCGATCACGGCCGAAGCCGCTGTCAACGACGGTGAGGTTGTCTCCTCGCTGGCCGAACGCATCCTTGGCCGCGTGGCCGCCGATGACGTTCTGCGCCCCGGCACCGATGAGGTGCTCGTGGCCAAGGGCGAGCTGATCGACGAGCGCAAGGCGGATACGATCGAGGAAGCCGGTGTGGCCTCCATGCGCATCCGCAGCCCGCTGACCTGTGAAGCCGAAGAAGGCGTTTGCGCCCAGTGTTACGGCCGGGATCTGGCCCGCGGCAC
The sequence above is drawn from the Pseudoruegeria sp. SHC-113 genome and encodes:
- the rpoC gene encoding DNA-directed RNA polymerase subunit beta'; translation: MNQELTNNPFNPLTPQKTFDEIKVSLASPERILSWSYGEIKKPETINYRTFKPERDGLFCARIFGPIKDYECLCGKYKRMKYRGVVCEKCGVEVTLQKVRRERMGHIELAAPVAHIWFLKSLPSRIGLMLDMTLRDLERILYFENYVVIEPGLTDLTYGQLMSEEEFMDAQDVYGMDAFTAGIGAEAIREMLSMIDLEAEAEQLRADLAEATGELKPKKIIKRLKVVESFLESGNRPEWMILTVIPVIPPELRPLVPLDGGRFATSDLNDLYRRVINRNNRLKRLIELRAPDIIVRNEKRMLQESVDALFDNGRRGRVITGANKRPLKSLSDMLKGKQGRFRQNLLGKRVDFSGRSVIVTGPELKLHQCGLPKKMALELFKPFIYSRLEAKGLSSTVKQAKKLVEKERPEVWDILDEVIREHPVLLNRAPTLHRLGIQAFEPTLIEGKAIQLHPLVCSAFNADFDGDQMAVHVPLSLEAQLEARVLMMSTNNVLSPANGAPIIVPSQDMILGLYYITMEREGMKGEGMVFSSVDEVQHALAAGEVHLHAKVKARIKQIDENGLEVYKRFDTTPGRIRLGALLPLNAKAPFELVNRLLRKKEVQQVIDTVYRYCGQKESVIFCDQIMSLGFKEAFAAGISFGKDDMVIPDTKWEIVEDTREQVKGFEQQYMDGLITQGEKYNKVVDAWSKCNDKVTDAMMSTISNAGHDETGAENEPNSVYMMAHSGARGSVTQMKQLGGMRGLMAKPNGEIIETPIISNFKEGLTVLEYFNSTHGARKGLSDTALKTANSGYLTRRLVDVAQDCIVRLPDCGTEKAITAEAAVNDGEVVSSLAERILGRVAADDVLRPGTDEVLVAKGELIDERKADTIEEAGVASMRIRSPLTCEAEEGVCAQCYGRDLARGTRVNIGEAVGIIAAQSIGEPGTQLTMRTFHIGGVAQGGQQSFQEASQEGRVEFRNTNLLENAHGELIVMGRNMQLAIIDENEQERASFKLGYGSKVHVKEGMKVVRGDKLFEWDPYTLPIIAEKAGKAKFVDLYSGISVRDVTDDATGMTQKIVSDWRAAPKGNELKPEIIIVDADGEPVRNDAGNPVTYPMSVDAILSIEDGQDIKAGDVVARIPREGAKTKDITGGLPRVAELFEARRPKDHAIIAEIDGYVRYGRDYKNKRRISIEPADESMEPVEYMVPKGKHIPVAEGDFVQKGDYIMDGNPAPHDILSILGVEALANYMIDEVQDVYRLQGVKINDKHVEVIVRQMLQKWEISESGDTTLLKGEHVDKIEFDQANEKALARGKRPAQGEPILLGITKASLQTRSFISAASFQETTRVLTEASVQGKKDKLVGLKENVIVGRLIPAGTGGATQRVRRIAADRDNVVLEARRAEAEEAVALAAPTEADAGSFSDDVIGGDEFDTILVETPESREE